Proteins found in one Asterias amurensis chromosome 13, ASM3211899v1 genomic segment:
- the LOC139946332 gene encoding uncharacterized protein: MASAVVASNLLGSIGRGHGTLPSPQVTMPVSPSGASSGSLLDLRATCRSVASPNNPRETLTFARAASPEDKKGLLLGLSTNNMGPLSIKTHPQGITESCVLSPVSPHGVLGSLPTHSDTSNIEPTARMQNSPHVTWTYPTVVNSSPTTQGFSELQNNSTFTIHPRSQNVFCNVRQTGFAPLMERTGPTKVVRRIFTNSRERWRQQNVSTAFSDLRKVLPTHPIDKKLSKNEILRLTIRYINFLTDLRDEQMAEDAKLNGDGMETSECLPSLSNGRCKQDRLNNNNPHNTIQNTSSSVCRQTARPRGSRSSSESGIGDTESLCGSAGSICDSHGSVYFSDDNVGSVDSSAWFSSPGSNQSTGM, from the coding sequence ATGGCCTCTGCGGTAGTAGCATCTAACCTTCTGGGAAGCATTGGCCGGGGACATGGAACTCTACCATCCCCTCAAGTGACAATGCCAGTCAGTCCTTCAGGAGCCAGTAGTGGATCATTGCTTGATCTGAGAGCCACGTGTCGGTCCGTGGCATCACCCAACAATCCAAGAGAGACGTTGACCTTCGCTCGTGCAGCAAGTCCAGAGGATAAGAAGGGACTGCTTCTCGGTCTGTCAACCAACAACATGGGGCCGTTGAGTATCAAGACACACCCACAAGGCATCACAGAGAGTTGTGTCTTGTCGCCTGTTTCGCCGCATGGAGTTCTTGGTTCGTTGCCAACTCACTCAGACACTTCAAACATTGAACCAACTGCAAGAATGCAGAATTCCCCTCACGTTACATGGACATACCCAACAGTGGTCAATTCTTCACCAACCACACAAGGATTTTCCGAGCTTCAAAACAACTCCACGTTTACAATTCACCCGAGGAGTCAGAACGTATTCTGCAATGTCAGACAGACCGGGTTTGCGCCTCTCATGGAGCGCACCGGTCCCACCAAGGTGGTTCGGCGTATCTTCACCAACAGCAGAGAGCGATGGAGGCAGCAGAACGTCAGCACTGCTTTCTCGGACCTTCGTAAAGTGCTTCCCACTCACCCAATTGACAAGAAACTCAGCAAGAATGAGATCCTCCGACTCACCATCAGATACATCAACTTCCTCACTGATCTTCGAGATGAACAGATGGCTGAGGATGCCAAATTGAATGGCGATGGGATGGAGACATCCGAATGCTTACCCTCCCTTAGTAATGGACGATGTAAGCAGGACAGACTCAACAACAACAATCCACACAATACAATCCAGAACACTAGCTCCTCAGTATGCCGTCAAACGGCGCGTCCAAGAGGTAGCAGAAGCTCCTCCGAGAGTGGTATCGGCGATACAGAAAGCCTGTGCGGTAGTGCTGGGAGTATTTGTGATAGCCATGGTAGTGTATACTTCAGCGATGATAATGTTGGGTCGGTTGATTCttctgcgtggttttcctcccCAGGAAGCAATCAGAGTACCGGTATGTAG